A portion of the Pseudomonadota bacterium genome contains these proteins:
- a CDS encoding acyl-CoA dehydrogenase family protein, giving the protein MDFTISTKIQTIVEMINEFVEAEIIPLEPEFLAKDFREILPVLCEKQEMVKKMELWAPNFPLECGGMGLSLLEHGLVSEALGRSPLGHYVFWCQAPDAGNVEILHEHGTEEQKQCYLNPLVRGENRSCFAMTEVDMPGSNPVMLETTAVKDGNDYIINGHKWYTTAADGADFAITMAVTNPEASTYRQASMIIVPTSTPGFNLVRNIPVMGHEGDDYFSHGEILFESCRVPQENLLGAEGQGFVMAQDRLGPGRIHHCMRWLGICRRAFDLMCKRANERVISASGKTLGQQQTIQNWIAESAAEIQAARLMTLNSAWQIDKNGASKARDSISMIKFVVANTMNRIVDRALQVHGGLGMTDDTILAFFYRHERAARIYDGADEVHKSSLAKRILRNLAKNEN; this is encoded by the coding sequence ATGGATTTTACAATATCAACTAAGATTCAGACTATTGTCGAGATGATCAACGAGTTTGTCGAAGCGGAAATTATTCCCCTGGAACCGGAATTTTTGGCCAAGGATTTTAGAGAGATATTGCCGGTGCTGTGCGAAAAACAGGAGATGGTCAAAAAAATGGAGCTCTGGGCGCCCAATTTTCCGCTTGAGTGTGGCGGCATGGGACTTTCACTGCTGGAGCATGGCCTGGTATCAGAAGCCCTGGGGCGCTCTCCCCTGGGCCATTATGTCTTCTGGTGTCAGGCACCGGATGCCGGCAATGTTGAAATCCTGCACGAGCATGGCACTGAAGAGCAGAAACAATGCTACCTTAACCCTCTGGTCAGGGGAGAAAACCGCTCCTGTTTTGCCATGACCGAAGTGGATATGCCGGGTTCAAACCCGGTGATGCTGGAAACCACAGCCGTCAAAGATGGTAACGACTATATTATCAATGGTCACAAATGGTATACTACTGCCGCCGATGGAGCCGATTTTGCCATCACCATGGCGGTCACCAACCCGGAGGCCTCGACTTATCGTCAAGCCAGCATGATCATTGTGCCGACCAGCACACCCGGCTTCAACCTGGTTCGCAATATCCCGGTCATGGGCCATGAAGGTGATGATTATTTCAGCCACGGTGAGATTTTGTTTGAATCCTGTCGGGTACCGCAAGAAAACTTGCTGGGGGCGGAAGGACAAGGATTTGTCATGGCCCAGGATCGCTTAGGTCCGGGCCGGATTCACCATTGCATGCGCTGGCTGGGAATCTGCCGGCGCGCTTTTGACCTGATGTGCAAACGGGCCAATGAACGGGTAATTTCAGCTTCCGGCAAAACTTTAGGCCAGCAGCAGACAATCCAGAACTGGATTGCCGAATCAGCGGCTGAAATACAGGCCGCCAGACTGATGACTCTTAATTCAGCCTGGCAGATTGATAAAAATGGCGCCTCTAAAGCGCGTGATTCTATTTCAATGATAAAATTTGTCGTCGCCAATACCATGAATCGGATCGTCGACCGGGCTCTTCAGGTTCATGGTGGACTGGGCATGACCGATGATACCATCCTGGCTTTTTTCTACCGCCATGAACGGGCCGCCAGAATTTATGATGGAGCCGATGAGGTTCACAAAAGCTCGCTGGCTAAACGGATATTAAGAAATCTGGCAAAAAATGAGAATTAA
- a CDS encoding TetR/AcrR family transcriptional regulator, translating to MNYKEFKKTYASSNRDIAREIFRKNHDSIQIKKEKTAVNNLEKIFNAVFNISYKKGFQAMSMRDLSQETGMSLGSLYAYFTGKEKLLVIIQAQGSSIIKRNFELISVGHENPREKLRAVIKAHIFLSELFRPWFYFTFMEARNIKPAEFEAVKSMEEYTRKTLTDILVTGEEQGVFKPGKHELTSSMIKGMQQEWYLKRWKYRKLKVSADQFADHLIGLVEAFCLV from the coding sequence ATGAATTACAAAGAGTTCAAAAAAACATATGCTTCCTCAAACCGGGATATTGCCAGGGAGATATTTCGTAAAAACCATGACAGCATCCAGATTAAGAAGGAGAAAACCGCGGTAAATAATCTGGAAAAAATCTTTAATGCTGTTTTTAACATCAGCTATAAAAAAGGCTTCCAGGCCATGAGTATGCGGGATTTAAGTCAAGAAACCGGCATGAGTCTAGGCTCTTTATATGCTTATTTTACCGGCAAGGAAAAACTTCTGGTTATTATCCAGGCCCAGGGAAGCTCTATCATAAAGAGAAATTTCGAACTGATTTCCGTAGGCCATGAAAATCCCCGCGAAAAGTTGAGGGCCGTAATCAAAGCCCATATTTTCCTCTCTGAACTATTCCGGCCCTGGTTTTATTTCACCTTCATGGAAGCCCGAAATATTAAACCGGCCGAGTTTGAGGCGGTAAAATCTATGGAAGAATATACCCGTAAAACCCTGACTGATATTCTTGTAACCGGAGAGGAACAGGGCGTTTTTAAACCAGGAAAGCATGAACTAACCAGCAGTATGATCAAGGGCATGCAGCAGGAGTGGTATTTAAAACGGTGGAAATATAGAAAACTTAAGGTGTCGGCGGATCAGTTTGCCGATCATTTAATCGGCCTGGTGGAAGCCTTCTGCCTGGTTTAA
- a CDS encoding phosphotransferase family protein, which translates to MPAIDKAETVRVGEEIDPVAVKTFLQENIEDLSGDISIAQFPSGYSNLTYLLDMGGRQMVLRRPPVGAKVKAGHDMGREYNVLKALHPVFPYCPKPLAFTEDTSIIGTPFFVMEKLSGIILRKDLPPELSFSRKQAANLCRNLTDLQADIHNIDVKSAGLDFIGKPAGYVQRQVEGWSRRYRKAKTDDAPDCETIMAWLKDKMPADTDHPTIVHNDYKFDNVVLDPGIPEKIIGVLDWEMTTYGDPLLDLGNSLAYWVEKNDPDEMLMIRTMPTNMPGALSRLEILNHYESRTGRSTAHFDFYYCFGLFRLAVIAQQIYYRYFHKITDNKRFATLIFAVNALEKTALKVIESSEL; encoded by the coding sequence ATGCCGGCTATAGACAAGGCCGAAACGGTTAGAGTTGGTGAGGAAATAGATCCGGTTGCGGTAAAAACATTTCTACAGGAAAACATCGAAGATCTTAGCGGGGATATCAGCATCGCCCAGTTTCCCAGTGGCTATTCAAATCTGACCTATTTGCTTGATATGGGTGGCCGGCAAATGGTCTTGCGACGCCCTCCGGTTGGCGCCAAGGTCAAGGCTGGTCACGATATGGGACGAGAATACAATGTCTTAAAAGCCCTGCATCCGGTGTTCCCTTATTGCCCGAAGCCACTGGCCTTTACAGAGGATACATCAATCATCGGAACCCCCTTCTTTGTGATGGAGAAATTATCCGGCATTATCCTGCGCAAAGATCTGCCCCCAGAACTCTCATTTTCAAGAAAACAGGCGGCAAATCTCTGTCGAAACCTCACGGATCTGCAAGCGGATATCCATAATATTGATGTAAAAAGTGCGGGGCTCGATTTCATCGGCAAGCCGGCTGGTTATGTTCAACGCCAGGTGGAAGGGTGGAGCCGGCGCTACCGCAAGGCAAAAACCGATGACGCCCCTGATTGTGAAACCATCATGGCCTGGCTTAAGGACAAAATGCCGGCGGATACAGACCATCCCACCATTGTCCATAATGATTACAAGTTTGACAATGTGGTGTTGGATCCAGGCATACCTGAAAAAATCATTGGGGTTCTCGACTGGGAAATGACAACCTACGGTGATCCTTTGCTGGATCTCGGTAACTCGCTGGCCTATTGGGTGGAGAAAAATGATCCTGATGAAATGCTGATGATACGAACCATGCCCACCAATATGCCGGGCGCCCTGAGCCGCCTGGAAATTCTGAACCATTATGAATCGAGAACCGGTCGCAGTACGGCTCATTTTGACTTTTATTACTGTTTCGGTCTGTTCCGGTTAGCGGTTATTGCCCAACAGATCTATTATCGCTATTTTCACAAAATTACTGACAACAAACGCTTTGCTACCCTTATTTTTGCGGTCAACGCCCTTGAAAAAACTGCTCTCAAAGTTATTGAATCATCCGAATTATAA
- a CDS encoding SDR family oxidoreductase — protein sequence MKDFNLEGKTAVITGASRGIGLAVAQKLAQYGAQCILVSRKTESLEPAAAGIREMGLKAEAMACHTGNPEQIKALYEKIAEKYGSLDILVNNAGTNPHFGEMITADEKLWNKTLDVNLKGPFFMIKNALPLIKNKGSIVNVASVNALKPGMFQGVYSATKAALVNMTQTLARELAPKGIRVNALLPGLTDTKFASAIISSDKIRNYALAQIPMDRYAKPEEMAGAVLYLVSDAASFTTGTTLVCDGGMLA from the coding sequence ATGAAAGATTTTAATCTGGAGGGAAAAACTGCGGTTATCACCGGGGCCAGCCGGGGGATCGGCCTGGCGGTTGCACAAAAACTGGCCCAATACGGGGCCCAATGTATCCTGGTAAGCCGAAAGACGGAAAGCCTGGAGCCGGCGGCGGCCGGAATCAGGGAGATGGGCTTGAAAGCCGAGGCCATGGCCTGCCACACCGGAAACCCGGAACAGATCAAGGCCTTGTATGAAAAAATTGCCGAAAAGTACGGATCTCTGGATATCCTGGTCAACAACGCTGGCACCAACCCCCATTTCGGCGAGATGATTACAGCCGATGAAAAGCTCTGGAACAAAACCCTGGATGTCAACCTTAAAGGACCATTTTTCATGATCAAAAACGCGCTTCCCTTGATAAAAAACAAAGGATCTATAGTCAATGTGGCGTCGGTAAACGCGCTGAAACCAGGAATGTTCCAGGGAGTTTACTCGGCCACCAAGGCGGCCCTGGTCAACATGACCCAGACCCTGGCCCGAGAACTGGCTCCCAAAGGAATCCGGGTCAATGCCCTGTTGCCTGGACTTACTGACACCAAATTTGCCAGTGCCATCATTTCCTCGGACAAGATCCGCAATTATGCCTTGGCTCAGATCCCCATGGACCGCTATGCAAAACCGGAAGAGATGGCCGGGGCAGTGCTCTATCTGGTCTCTGACGCGGCCTCGTTTACAACCGGTACCACGCTTGTCTGTGATGGTGGGATGTTGGCATAA